Proteins from a genomic interval of Chitinophagales bacterium:
- a CDS encoding gliding motility-associated C-terminal domain-containing protein has protein sequence MRFIIVVFLILVSECTFAQGEANIWYFGSNAGVDFNGGAPVALTNGALNTIEGCASISDKNGNLIFYTDGIFVYNRNHQQMPNGFGLFGNPTAAQSGLIVPQPGNPNLFIVFTVDGAGGPNGFRYSEVDMTLDNGNGDVIAANKNTLLFAPSVEKLTAVKHDNGLDVWVLSHGLNNNRYYAYLVDCDGVNSPVISDIGSVEGAPGWGYLTASPNGVKLASAMRTVGFELYDFDRSTGIVSNPINLGQGGSCYGVAFSPNNNLLYGLSIQGGALVQWNLQAGTPADIINSAQNLGAVPGTGTPYRGGAIQQGPDEKLYLPDYGRPFLTAINNPNVVGPGCNVQPNAVNLQGRNAILGLPPFIQSFFDTTLAINYSGTCIGQPTDFTISGNTTFFDSVRWHFDDPISGPQNTSTQLNPSHNYTIPGSYNVALIKYLACIVDTSLQEIVIPNRPLSNQNVSICANDSFSLPSGTVVYSAGIYNDTISDLNGCDSIVVTDLSIDPVYSTELFDTICQGETFMLPNGNPVNATGTYNSDFSSINGCDSTVITNLIVNPISASIVNPEICENETYTLPSGGIVDSSDTYLDTLQNQFGCDSVITINLTVHPIFTDSLDIMICENESHILPDGNAVDSAGVYNTMLSSVQDCDSLIVTTLVLMPVFQTDVFDTICLGENYILPDGRSVDSEGEYLNELSSQSACDSLVNIILTVLNPSAETQSEDITCFGANDGSARVSGGGSISPYNYEWETGNATNAIDGLSPGAYSITVQDAFGCADTVSVVINEPDSLTFTISTQNVSCFENNDGTISINPSGGTAPYQLLVNGNAQTSTTANNLPAGSYSLEVLDENNCSSSTSVELTRPDSIAYSYEPENPEMELGETLEMFFSSNYDPMANYIWESTEISCNNCNDPGINFTASDSLRGAIEVMSDNQTGIICSRDISVFIEVDDSRNLFFPNAFSPNGDGENDLYRIYGNFNSVRTFSFRIFDRWGELVFESDDPEFSWDGNLSNGTESYIGVYTYSAVYSFLGSNQEVKNIKGSITLIR, from the coding sequence ATGAGATTTATCATAGTTGTTTTCTTGATTTTAGTTTCAGAATGCACCTTTGCTCAAGGGGAAGCAAATATCTGGTATTTTGGAAGCAATGCTGGAGTTGATTTTAACGGTGGAGCACCAGTAGCCTTAACCAATGGTGCACTAAACACAATTGAGGGTTGTGCCTCGATATCTGACAAAAATGGCAACCTGATTTTTTATACAGATGGTATTTTTGTATACAACCGCAACCATCAACAAATGCCCAATGGCTTTGGATTGTTTGGAAATCCCACGGCTGCACAATCAGGTTTAATTGTGCCTCAGCCAGGAAATCCAAATTTATTTATTGTATTTACAGTAGATGGCGCAGGTGGCCCTAACGGCTTTAGGTATTCTGAAGTAGATATGACTTTAGATAATGGAAATGGTGATGTAATTGCAGCGAATAAGAACACGTTACTTTTTGCTCCTTCTGTTGAAAAATTAACAGCAGTTAAACACGATAATGGCTTAGATGTATGGGTATTGTCTCATGGACTGAACAACAACAGGTATTATGCCTATCTGGTAGATTGTGATGGAGTAAATTCCCCTGTAATTTCAGATATAGGCTCAGTAGAAGGGGCTCCAGGCTGGGGTTATTTAACCGCTTCGCCAAATGGAGTAAAACTAGCTTCAGCAATGCGCACTGTAGGTTTTGAATTATATGATTTTGATAGATCTACCGGGATAGTATCGAATCCGATAAATTTAGGTCAGGGTGGATCTTGCTACGGTGTTGCTTTTTCCCCAAATAATAATTTACTCTATGGATTGTCCATCCAAGGGGGGGCATTGGTTCAATGGAATTTACAGGCAGGAACCCCAGCTGATATTATAAATTCAGCACAAAATTTAGGGGCTGTCCCAGGAACCGGAACTCCATACCGAGGCGGAGCCATTCAACAGGGTCCTGATGAGAAACTTTATCTTCCAGATTATGGCAGACCATTTCTAACAGCCATCAATAACCCCAATGTAGTTGGTCCTGGTTGTAATGTACAGCCTAATGCTGTTAACCTCCAAGGCAGAAATGCAATTTTAGGACTGCCTCCATTCATACAAAGTTTTTTTGATACTACATTGGCCATTAACTATTCAGGTACTTGTATTGGTCAGCCTACGGATTTTACCATTAGCGGAAATACCACATTTTTTGATTCTGTACGCTGGCATTTTGACGATCCTATATCTGGCCCTCAGAACACTTCTACACAACTTAACCCCTCTCATAATTACACTATTCCCGGCTCTTATAATGTAGCATTGATCAAATATTTGGCCTGTATTGTAGATACTAGTTTGCAGGAAATAGTCATTCCCAATAGGCCGCTTTCCAATCAAAATGTTTCAATTTGTGCCAATGACAGTTTTTCGCTTCCAAGTGGTACTGTAGTATATTCCGCTGGTATTTACAATGACACCATTAGTGATTTAAATGGTTGCGACAGCATTGTTGTCACAGATTTAAGTATTGATCCTGTTTATTCAACAGAATTATTCGATACCATTTGCCAGGGAGAAACTTTTATGCTCCCAAATGGAAATCCAGTCAATGCTACAGGCACTTATAATAGTGACTTTAGTTCCATAAATGGCTGTGATAGTACAGTGATAACCAACCTTATCGTAAATCCTATTTCCGCAAGTATTGTCAACCCTGAAATATGCGAAAATGAAACCTATACCTTGCCTTCGGGAGGAATTGTAGATTCATCGGATACCTATTTAGATACACTTCAAAATCAATTTGGCTGTGACAGCGTCATTACAATTAATCTGACTGTTCATCCCATATTTACCGATAGTTTAGACATTATGATTTGTGAGAATGAATCGCATATTTTACCTGATGGAAATGCTGTTGACAGCGCAGGTGTCTATAATACCATGCTTAGTTCTGTTCAGGATTGTGATAGCTTAATTGTAACTACGCTAGTATTAATGCCTGTCTTTCAAACTGATGTATTTGATACCATTTGTTTAGGCGAGAACTATATATTGCCAGACGGCCGCAGTGTAGATTCTGAAGGCGAATACCTTAATGAATTGAGTTCCCAATCTGCATGTGATAGTTTGGTGAATATTATTTTGACAGTACTTAATCCAAGTGCTGAAACACAGTCTGAAGATATTACATGCTTTGGCGCAAATGATGGTTCAGCAAGAGTTAGTGGCGGTGGTAGCATATCGCCTTATAATTATGAGTGGGAGACTGGGAATGCCACAAATGCCATTGATGGTTTATCTCCAGGAGCATACTCTATTACTGTACAAGATGCTTTTGGGTGTGCAGATACCGTATCTGTAGTCATCAATGAGCCCGATTCACTGACATTTACCATTTCAACACAAAATGTTTCTTGCTTTGAAAACAATGATGGTACAATAAGTATCAATCCTTCAGGTGGCACTGCTCCTTATCAACTTTTGGTAAATGGAAATGCGCAAACATCAACAACCGCAAATAATCTTCCGGCAGGAAGCTATTCCCTTGAAGTTTTGGATGAAAACAACTGTAGCTCAAGTACATCCGTAGAATTGACTCGGCCAGATAGTATTGCTTATTCTTATGAACCTGAAAATCCAGAAATGGAACTGGGCGAGACTTTGGAAATGTTTTTCAGTTCAAATTACGACCCAATGGCCAATTATATCTGGGAATCCACAGAAATTAGCTGTAATAATTGCAATGATCCCGGTATTAACTTTACTGCTTCCGATTCGCTAAGGGGAGCTATAGAAGTGATGTCAGATAATCAAACAGGTATTATTTGCTCTAGGGATATTTCTGTTTTTATAGAAGTGGACGATAGCAGAAATTTATTTTTCCCAAATGCTTTCAGCCCCAATGGCGATGGTGAAAATGATTTGTACAGGATTTATGGAAATTTCAATTCTGTTCGGACTTTTAGCTTTAGAATATTTGATCGCTGGGGCGAATTGGTCTTCGAATCAGATGATCCAGAATTCTCCTGGGATGGCAATTTATCAAACGGAACAGAATCCTATATTGGCGTATATACCTATAGCGCAGTGTACTCCTTTCTTGGTTCTAACCAAGAAGTTAAGAACATAAAAGGCAGTATTACGCTAATAAGATAG